In Zingiber officinale cultivar Zhangliang chromosome 8B, Zo_v1.1, whole genome shotgun sequence, a single genomic region encodes these proteins:
- the LOC122017579 gene encoding patatin-like protein 2, translated as MASDGTDPATSDSNPPPSLGKRITVLSIDGGGVRGLIPATIIDFLESELQKLDGPDARIADYFDVISGTSTGGLVATMLAAPGENNKPLFTAKDIVQFYLDHSPKIFPQQRSGFLSSALNLVDAFAGPKYNGKYLHTKIQELLGDTKLSQTLTNIVIPTFDIKISQPIIFSTYETEKNPLKNALLSDICISTSAAPTYLPGHYFETHDDQGTTKSFNLIDGGVAANNPTLSAMSQVTKQILKSNTDFDSYEPVDYSRFLVVSIGTGTPKQEENYSAQTSARWGLLGWLYNGGNTPIIDIFSQASSDMVDIHLAHVFQAQDSEGRYFRIQDDTLTGDATSVDKSTEKNLQNLVEIGKKLLEKPVSRVNLETGLSEPVVDGKGGTTSNGDRLVYFAKKLSNERKRRQESLASNA; from the exons ATGGCGAGCGACGGAACTGATCCGGCCACCTCTGACTCAAACCCTCCGCCATCCCTCGGGAAGAGGATCACCGTCCTTTCCATCGACGGCGGCGGTGTTCGCGGGCTGATCCCCGCGACGATCATCGACTTCCTAGAATCAGAACTGCAG AAACTCGACGGACCTGATGCGAGAATAGCGGACTACTTCGACGTGATCTCCGGCACGAGCACCGGTGGCCTTGTCGCCACCATGCTCGCCGCTCCCGGAGAGAATAACAAACCACTGTTCACCGCCAAGGACATTGTTCAGTTCTATTTGGATCACAGTCCCAAGATTTTTCCACAGCAAAG gTCTGGGTTCCTGAGTTCAGCACTGAACTTGGTTGATGCTTTCGCTGGACCAAAATACAATGGCAAGTACCTTCACACCAAGATTCAAGAACTCTTAGGCGACACAAAATTAAGTCAAACTTTGACCAACATCGTCATCCCAACTTTTGACATCAAAATTTCTCAACCCATCATCTTCTCCACTTATGAG ACGGAGAAGAATCCGTTGAAGAACGCTCTTCTGTCGGACATCTGCATCAGCACCTCCGCCGCCCCCACATACCTCCCGGGGCATTACTTTGAAACCCATGACGATCAAGGAACGACGAAGAGCTTCAACCTCATCGACGGCGGCGTGGCGGCAAATAACCCA ACGTTATCCGCCATGAGCCAAGTGACGAAGCAGATTCTGAAATCGAACACGGATTTCGACTCGTACGAACCGGTCGACTACAGTCGGTTTCTGGTGGTCTCGATCGGGACCGGAACACCCAAACAGGAGGAGAATTATAGCGCACAGACGAGCGCTCGATGGGGCTTGCTCGGTTGGTTATACAACGGAGGAAACACTCCCATCATCGACATTTTCTCCCAGGCGAGCTCCGACATGGTGGATATCCATCTAGCACATGTTTTTCAGGCACAGGACAGTGAAGGCCGTTACTTTCGCATACAG gacgATACTTTGACTGGTGATGCGACTTCGGTGGATAAGTCGACGGAGAAGAACTTACAGAATTTGGTGGAGATCGGGAAGAAACTGCTGGAGAAGCCGGTGTCGAGGGTGAACCTGGAGACAGGCCTGTCGGAGCCGGTGGTGGATGGGAAGGGAGGAACCACATCGAACGGAGATCGACTCGTCTACTTCGCCAAGAAGTTGTCGAACGAAAGGAAGCGTCGGCAGGAGAGTTTGGCTTCCAATGCGTGA